A single genomic interval of Lysobacter avium harbors:
- a CDS encoding ABC transporter transmembrane domain-containing protein codes for MSDTSAAPAPTTESATAKPAVGNLKALWPFVSRHRALFAGWLIALACSSAATLSLPVAFKTMIDRGFAQGGGSAIDQAFVLLFAVAVALALATAARFFFVSLLGERVVADLRGRLYSHLIGLDAGFHDRSRSGELVSRLTADAELLRGVIATSMSVALRSVVTFLGSIVMLFVSSPHLAAYALVGIPLAVLPIVVGGRRLKRISRDSQDRVADANTLANETLGAVSTVQAHAREPYELGRFSDALKIAVATARRRIQAQAWVTAIAIVLIFGAITLVLWSGAHDVAEGRMSAGTLGQFVLYAMIGGGSVGSLAEVWNEVQRAAGGMGRIGELLAEESSITAPAHPEPLPAPLRGDIVLDGVTFHYPMRPDHPALEDFSLHVHPGETVALVGPSGAGKSTVLSMLLRFHDPAQGSITIDGIDIRRFDPADLRGAIALVPQQPSIFATTARDNIRYGRLEASDADVDAAVEAAHASDFISALPEGLDTELGERGARLSGGQQQRIAIARALLKDAPILLLDEATSALDAQSERAVQQALDTLMEGRTTLVIAHRLATVLKADRIVVMDHGRIVAEGTHDQLLREDGLYADLAKLQFLD; via the coding sequence ATGAGTGACACTTCCGCAGCACCCGCACCGACCACTGAGTCCGCTACGGCGAAGCCCGCCGTCGGCAACCTCAAGGCACTCTGGCCGTTCGTCAGCCGCCACCGCGCCCTGTTTGCCGGCTGGCTGATCGCCCTGGCGTGCTCGTCGGCGGCCACACTGAGCCTGCCTGTCGCCTTCAAGACCATGATCGACCGTGGCTTCGCCCAGGGCGGCGGCAGCGCGATCGACCAGGCCTTCGTGCTGCTGTTCGCCGTTGCGGTGGCACTGGCGCTGGCCACCGCGGCGCGCTTCTTCTTCGTGTCGCTGCTCGGCGAGCGCGTGGTCGCCGACCTGCGCGGCCGCCTCTACTCGCACCTGATCGGCCTGGACGCCGGCTTCCACGACCGCAGCCGCAGCGGCGAGCTGGTCTCGCGCCTGACCGCGGACGCGGAACTGCTGCGCGGCGTCATCGCCACCAGCATGTCGGTGGCGCTGCGCAGCGTGGTGACCTTCCTGGGCAGCATCGTGATGCTGTTCGTCAGCAGCCCCCACCTGGCGGCGTATGCACTGGTCGGCATTCCGCTGGCCGTGTTGCCGATCGTGGTCGGCGGTCGCCGGCTGAAGCGGATCTCGCGTGACAGCCAAGACCGGGTCGCCGACGCCAACACGCTGGCCAACGAGACCCTGGGCGCGGTGTCCACCGTGCAGGCGCATGCGCGCGAACCCTATGAACTGGGTCGCTTCAGCGACGCGCTGAAGATCGCCGTCGCCACCGCACGCCGCCGCATCCAGGCCCAGGCGTGGGTGACCGCAATCGCGATCGTGTTGATTTTCGGCGCGATCACCCTGGTGCTGTGGTCCGGCGCCCACGATGTCGCCGAAGGCCGGATGAGCGCCGGCACGCTGGGCCAGTTCGTCCTGTACGCGATGATCGGCGGCGGCTCGGTGGGCTCGCTGGCGGAAGTCTGGAACGAGGTGCAGCGAGCCGCCGGCGGCATGGGCCGGATCGGTGAGCTGCTCGCCGAGGAGTCCAGCATTACCGCGCCCGCGCATCCCGAACCGCTGCCCGCGCCGCTGCGTGGCGACATCGTCCTGGACGGGGTCACCTTCCATTACCCGATGCGTCCGGACCACCCGGCTCTGGAGGATTTCAGCCTGCACGTGCATCCCGGAGAGACCGTCGCCCTGGTCGGCCCGTCGGGTGCCGGCAAGAGCACCGTGCTGTCGATGCTGCTGCGCTTCCACGATCCGGCCCAGGGCAGCATCACCATCGACGGCATCGACATCCGCCGTTTCGACCCGGCCGACCTGCGCGGCGCCATTGCGCTGGTGCCGCAGCAACCGAGCATCTTCGCCACCACCGCTCGCGACAACATCCGTTACGGCCGCCTGGAAGCCAGCGACGCCGACGTCGACGCGGCCGTGGAGGCTGCCCACGCCAGCGATTTCATCAGCGCGCTGCCCGAGGGACTGGACACCGAGCTCGGTGAACGCGGCGCGCGCCTGTCGGGCGGCCAGCAGCAACGCATCGCGATCGCCCGCGCCCTGCTCAAGGACGCGCCGATCCTGCTCCTGGACGAGGCCACCAGCGCGCTGGACGCACAGAGCGAGCGCGCGGTGCAGCAGGCCCTGGACACGTTGATGGAGGGTCGCACCACGCTGGTCATCGCGCATCGACTGGCGACTGTGCTCAAGGCCGACCGGATCGTGGTGATGGACCACGGCCGTATCGTCGCCGAAGGCACCCACGACCAGCTGTTGCGCGAAGACGGCCTGTACGCCGACCTGGCCAAGCTGCAGTTCCTGGATTGA
- a CDS encoding MATE family efflux transporter, which produces MIVFALPIMAGNAAQSLNGSINAIWVGRFLGEAALTATANANNVMFFLIGAVFGIGMAATILIGQATGAHDNAQARRVMGTSATFFISLSVILAVTGWFVTNPLLRLMDTPAAALPLAESYLKVIFLAMPFIYAFAFVSAALRGVGDSRTPFRFLLLSVILDVIFNPLLIFGIGPFPEMGIAGSATATVVGQGISLLAMLLYLRRKQHPLWLGRADAHLFRVDLTILRALVVKGVPMGLQMVLISLAMIAMMTMVNAYGIATAAAYGAALQLWTYVQMPAMAIGAACSSIAAQSVGAGDWKRVDATAHTGIGYNFLLTGGLIAPLILLDRYSFALFLPDGSDSMEIARHLNHIGVWSFLFFGVTFVVSGVVRATGAVIPPLVILAIALWGVRVPFAEMLQPLMGVDAVWWSFPVSAASAMVMSLAYYRWGRWRSAKMLPTDPREVAIPSEVPACAPSPIADPAPDRDREADDVAGAALDVRGS; this is translated from the coding sequence ATGATCGTCTTCGCGCTGCCGATCATGGCCGGCAACGCGGCGCAGTCGCTGAACGGCTCGATCAATGCGATCTGGGTCGGCCGTTTCCTCGGCGAGGCGGCGCTGACGGCGACCGCCAACGCCAACAACGTGATGTTCTTCCTGATCGGCGCGGTATTCGGCATCGGCATGGCCGCCACGATCCTGATCGGCCAGGCCACCGGCGCCCACGACAACGCCCAGGCGCGCCGGGTGATGGGCACCAGTGCGACGTTCTTCATCAGCCTGTCGGTGATTCTGGCGGTGACCGGATGGTTCGTCACCAATCCGCTGCTGCGCTTGATGGACACGCCTGCGGCGGCGCTGCCGTTGGCGGAGAGCTACCTGAAGGTGATCTTCCTGGCGATGCCGTTCATCTACGCGTTCGCCTTCGTGTCCGCGGCGCTGCGCGGTGTCGGCGATTCGCGCACCCCGTTCCGTTTCCTGCTGCTGTCGGTGATCCTGGACGTGATTTTCAATCCGCTGCTGATCTTCGGCATTGGACCGTTTCCGGAGATGGGGATCGCCGGCTCGGCGACCGCAACGGTCGTTGGCCAGGGCATCAGCCTGCTGGCGATGCTGCTGTACCTGCGCCGCAAGCAGCATCCCTTGTGGCTCGGCCGGGCGGACGCGCACCTGTTCCGGGTGGACCTGACGATCCTGCGCGCACTCGTGGTCAAGGGCGTACCGATGGGCCTGCAGATGGTGCTGATCTCGCTGGCGATGATCGCGATGATGACGATGGTCAACGCCTACGGCATCGCCACCGCAGCGGCGTACGGCGCGGCGCTGCAATTGTGGACCTACGTGCAGATGCCGGCGATGGCGATCGGCGCCGCCTGCTCCTCGATTGCAGCGCAAAGCGTCGGTGCCGGCGACTGGAAGCGGGTGGACGCCACCGCCCACACCGGCATCGGCTACAACTTCCTCCTCACCGGCGGCCTGATCGCGCCATTGATCCTGCTGGATCGCTACAGCTTCGCGCTGTTCCTGCCCGACGGCAGCGACTCGATGGAGATCGCCCGCCACCTCAACCACATCGGCGTGTGGTCGTTCCTGTTCTTCGGCGTGACCTTCGTGGTCTCCGGCGTGGTTCGTGCCACCGGTGCGGTGATTCCGCCGCTGGTGATCCTCGCCATCGCCTTGTGGGGCGTGCGCGTGCCGTTCGCGGAGATGCTGCAGCCCTTGATGGGCGTGGACGCGGTGTGGTGGAGTTTCCCGGTCAGCGCCGCCTCGGCGATGGTGATGTCGCTGGCGTATTACCGCTGGGGCCGCTGGCGCAGCGCGAAGATGCTGCCGACCGACCCGCGCGAGGTCGCCATTCCGTCCGAGGTCCCGGCCTGCGCACCGTCACCGATCGCCGACCCCGCTCCGGATCGGGACCGGGAAGCAGACGATGTGGCAGGCGCTGCGCTGGATGTCCGCGGTAGTTGA
- a CDS encoding DUF2946 family protein produces MNRRLFHRWMSHLALAAIVALSLVPSVGRLAGQPAMSMHAMPAEATMRGHSAEAGHNANPAHSGKAAAATSAIAIAHGPASTLDTADGQPAAGNGHHGSDDDCAYCPLLAGTTALPVPGLPAALPVQGTAVRVPATRTPALDRHPTGLGSRGPPITA; encoded by the coding sequence ATGAACCGCCGCCTGTTCCACCGCTGGATGAGCCACCTGGCCCTCGCCGCCATCGTGGCGTTGAGCCTGGTGCCCAGCGTTGGCCGCCTGGCGGGCCAGCCGGCAATGTCGATGCACGCGATGCCGGCCGAGGCGACGATGCGCGGGCACAGCGCAGAGGCTGGACATAACGCGAATCCGGCGCACTCCGGCAAGGCCGCCGCCGCGACCTCGGCCATCGCCATTGCCCACGGGCCTGCGTCCACCCTCGATACAGCCGATGGACAGCCGGCTGCCGGCAACGGCCATCACGGCTCGGACGACGACTGCGCGTACTGCCCGTTGCTTGCCGGGACGACCGCCCTGCCCGTTCCCGGCCTCCCGGCTGCGTTGCCTGTCCAAGGCACCGCGGTGCGTGTGCCGGCGACCCGGACCCCCGCATTGGATCGGCACCCGACCGGCCTGGGCTCCCGCGGACCGCCGATCACGGCCTGA
- a CDS encoding TonB-dependent copper receptor, producing MPRARSTRLSLAIVTALACLPVHAEVPADAAPAAPAPFDFQQVVVTSARPVSALTFETDPRLPRQPVPASDGADYLKTIPGFTAIRNGGTNGDPVLRGMFGSRLNLLSNDGAMPGACPSRMDNPMSYVSPETYDSLVVVKGPQTVLWGPGASAGTVRFSRDREQFDEPTVKLAGSLLGGSFGRNDQVLDATFGAQPGYARISANRSDSDDYRDGNGNAVASEWNKWNADLALGWTPDADTVLEATAGVGDGEARYAGRGMDGSQFKRDSYGLRLEKKNLPGALDSIEANVFYNRADHVMDNYSLRRPNPDGAMPMPMASNVERATTGGRAAATWLGDSVDVTAGVDAQDSRHRRRSGHGRNTYQLQPWTVDARFRNLGVFAEGTWRAEAGKRVIAGLRADRARATDERTTPGKMGRPNPTAGSSRTETLSAGFIRFERDLVDQPVTWYAGLGHTERMPDYWELFSPDMGPVGTANAFAGVATEKTTQLDVGVQYRRKTWDAWVSAYAGRVDDFILFRYGGAGMMGPMSSVSNVDARIHGGELGVEYRPSAQWTLGGTLAHSWGKNRDAGTALPQMPPLEARLSLGWDDSQWSFGALVRAVASQDRIALAQGSVVGQDLGPSAGFATFAVNGGYRFNSLAQLTVGVDNVFDRTYSEHLNLAGNADFGYPADPVRINEPGRTAWVKLNLKY from the coding sequence ATGCCGCGGGCCCGTTCCACGCGCCTGTCGCTGGCGATCGTGACCGCCTTGGCGTGCCTGCCCGTCCACGCCGAGGTGCCCGCCGACGCGGCCCCGGCCGCACCCGCGCCGTTTGATTTCCAGCAGGTCGTGGTGACCTCCGCGCGGCCGGTCTCGGCGCTCACCTTCGAGACCGATCCGCGCCTGCCCCGGCAACCGGTTCCCGCCAGCGACGGCGCCGATTACCTCAAGACCATTCCCGGCTTCACCGCGATCCGCAACGGCGGCACCAACGGCGATCCCGTGCTGCGCGGCATGTTCGGCTCGCGCCTGAACCTGCTCAGCAACGACGGCGCGATGCCGGGCGCCTGCCCATCGCGGATGGACAATCCGATGTCCTACGTGTCGCCGGAAACCTACGACAGCCTGGTCGTGGTCAAGGGGCCACAGACCGTCCTGTGGGGACCGGGCGCCTCGGCAGGCACGGTGCGCTTCTCGCGCGACCGAGAGCAGTTCGACGAGCCGACGGTGAAACTCGCCGGCAGCCTGCTGGGCGGCTCATTCGGCCGCAATGACCAGGTGCTCGATGCCACCTTCGGCGCGCAGCCCGGCTACGCGCGCATCAGCGCCAACCGCTCCGACTCCGACGATTACCGCGACGGCAACGGCAACGCCGTGGCCTCGGAGTGGAACAAGTGGAACGCCGACCTCGCCCTGGGCTGGACGCCGGATGCCGACACCGTGCTGGAAGCGACCGCCGGCGTCGGCGACGGCGAGGCACGTTACGCCGGTCGCGGCATGGACGGCTCGCAGTTCAAACGCGACAGCTATGGCCTGCGCCTGGAGAAGAAGAACCTCCCCGGCGCGCTGGACTCGATCGAGGCCAACGTGTTCTACAACCGCGCCGACCACGTCATGGACAACTACAGCCTGCGCCGGCCAAACCCGGATGGGGCGATGCCGATGCCGATGGCGTCCAACGTCGAACGCGCCACCACCGGCGGACGCGCCGCTGCCACCTGGCTGGGCGACAGCGTCGATGTCACTGCTGGCGTGGATGCGCAGGACAGCCGCCACCGCCGCCGCTCTGGCCACGGCCGCAACACCTACCAGTTGCAGCCGTGGACGGTGGACGCGCGCTTCCGCAACCTGGGCGTGTTTGCCGAGGGCACCTGGCGTGCCGAAGCGGGCAAGCGCGTCATTGCCGGCCTGCGCGCCGACCGCGCGCGGGCGACCGACGAGCGCACCACACCCGGCAAGATGGGCCGGCCCAACCCCACCGCCGGCAGCAGCCGCACCGAAACCCTGTCCGCCGGCTTCATCCGCTTCGAGCGGGACCTGGTCGATCAGCCGGTCACCTGGTACGCCGGCCTGGGCCATACCGAACGCATGCCGGACTACTGGGAACTGTTCTCGCCCGACATGGGCCCGGTCGGCACGGCGAACGCGTTCGCCGGCGTGGCGACGGAGAAGACCACGCAGCTCGACGTCGGCGTGCAGTACCGCAGAAAGACCTGGGATGCCTGGGTGTCCGCCTATGCCGGCCGGGTCGACGACTTCATCCTGTTCCGCTACGGCGGCGCCGGGATGATGGGACCGATGTCCTCGGTGTCCAACGTGGACGCGCGCATCCACGGCGGCGAACTGGGCGTGGAGTACCGGCCGTCCGCGCAGTGGACCCTGGGTGGCACGCTCGCCCATTCCTGGGGCAAGAACCGGGACGCCGGCACCGCCCTGCCGCAGATGCCACCGCTGGAAGCGCGCCTGTCGCTGGGCTGGGACGACAGCCAGTGGTCGTTCGGGGCGCTGGTACGCGCCGTCGCTTCGCAGGACCGCATCGCGTTGGCCCAGGGCAGCGTGGTCGGCCAGGACCTGGGGCCGAGCGCGGGGTTTGCGACGTTCGCGGTGAACGGTGGCTACCGCTTCAACAGCCTGGCCCAGCTGACGGTTGGCGTGGACAACGTGTTTGACCGCACCTACAGCGAACACCTGAACCTGGCCGGCAACGCCGACTTCGGCTACCCGGCCGATCCGGTCCGGATCAACGAGCCGGGCCGCACCGCCTGGGTCAAGCTCAACCTGAAGTACTGA
- a CDS encoding acyl-CoA dehydrogenase family protein — protein sequence MEPLPQAQEPAAPFETHRVENQPPPFGPRDLWRDDAVLRDALARELSLLQPQPEPGSLEEGRQAIASYAVLAGGPALEWADDAHRDRPRLLSHDRFGHRIDRVAFHPAYHSLMDTAIRHGVAGWSWRHDHPGGHVVRAALSYLHHQVEPGTSCPLTMTHAAVPVLRRERALAQWAEKAAAPLYDPREVPVADKAGVTIGMGMTEKQGGSDVRANTTVATPLADGSGYRLVGHKWFLSAPMSDGFLMLAQAPGGLGCFLMPRVLEDGSKNAFRLIRLKDKLGDWSNASSEIELCGALAFPVGAEGRGVATILEMVMLTRLDCLLGGAAQMRMALARAIHHCRHRRAFGKRLLGQPLMTNVLADLAVEAEAALVLAMRIARAVDAAERDPAEAALARIGTAVGKYWVCRRAPAFVNEAQECLGGNGYIEESLMPRLYRQAPLNSIWEGSGNIQCLDVLRALQREPETGAAVWAELVTAGEGGSEYAQAIENLRAALTEGAAVEPAQARRFVERLALALQASLLLRAGSPVAQAFCRSRLGGEHGLAMGTLPAGVPMDALIERALPAGLSTSG from the coding sequence ATGGAGCCGTTGCCGCAGGCGCAGGAGCCCGCTGCGCCGTTTGAGACCCACCGGGTGGAAAACCAGCCGCCGCCATTCGGCCCACGTGATCTGTGGCGCGATGACGCCGTGCTGCGTGATGCGCTGGCGCGGGAGTTGTCGCTTCTACAGCCGCAGCCTGAGCCGGGATCACTCGAGGAGGGCCGGCAGGCCATCGCGAGCTACGCCGTGCTCGCCGGCGGTCCGGCTTTGGAGTGGGCCGACGACGCCCACCGCGACCGCCCGCGGCTGCTCAGCCACGACCGCTTCGGCCACCGGATCGACCGCGTCGCATTCCATCCGGCCTACCACTCGCTGATGGACACGGCGATCCGGCACGGTGTCGCCGGCTGGTCCTGGCGCCACGATCATCCCGGCGGCCACGTGGTGCGTGCCGCGTTGAGCTACCTGCACCACCAGGTTGAACCGGGCACGAGTTGTCCGCTGACGATGACCCACGCGGCGGTACCGGTGCTGCGACGCGAGCGGGCGCTGGCGCAATGGGCCGAGAAGGCGGCCGCGCCGCTGTACGACCCGCGCGAGGTGCCGGTCGCCGACAAGGCCGGCGTCACCATCGGCATGGGCATGACCGAGAAACAGGGCGGCAGCGACGTCCGCGCCAACACCACCGTGGCGACGCCGTTGGCGGACGGCAGCGGCTACCGTCTGGTCGGCCACAAGTGGTTCCTGTCGGCACCAATGAGTGACGGCTTCCTGATGCTGGCGCAGGCGCCGGGCGGGCTCGGCTGTTTCCTGATGCCGCGCGTCCTGGAGGACGGCAGCAAAAACGCGTTCCGGTTGATCCGGCTGAAGGACAAGTTGGGCGACTGGTCCAACGCCTCCTCGGAGATCGAATTGTGCGGCGCGCTGGCGTTTCCGGTCGGCGCCGAAGGGCGCGGCGTTGCCACGATCCTGGAAATGGTGATGCTGACGCGGCTGGACTGCCTGCTCGGCGGCGCAGCGCAGATGCGCATGGCGCTGGCCCGGGCGATCCACCACTGCCGTCACCGGCGTGCGTTCGGCAAGCGCCTGCTTGGGCAGCCCTTGATGACGAACGTGCTGGCCGATCTGGCCGTGGAGGCCGAGGCGGCGCTGGTGCTCGCCATGCGGATAGCGCGCGCGGTCGATGCTGCCGAGCGCGACCCGGCCGAGGCCGCGCTGGCCAGGATCGGTACGGCCGTGGGCAAGTACTGGGTCTGCCGACGTGCGCCAGCATTCGTCAACGAGGCGCAGGAGTGTCTGGGTGGCAACGGCTACATCGAGGAGTCGCTCATGCCGCGCCTGTATCGGCAGGCGCCGTTGAACTCGATCTGGGAAGGCAGCGGCAACATCCAGTGCCTGGACGTGCTGCGGGCGCTGCAGCGCGAGCCCGAAACCGGCGCGGCCGTGTGGGCGGAACTGGTCACTGCAGGCGAGGGTGGCAGCGAGTACGCGCAGGCCATCGAAAACCTGCGCGCCGCGCTTACCGAAGGGGCAGCGGTGGAGCCCGCCCAGGCGCGCCGGTTCGTGGAGCGCCTCGCCCTGGCGTTGCAGGCTTCACTGCTGCTTCGCGCTGGCAGCCCCGTCGCGCAGGCCTTCTGTCGCAGTCGTCTCGGTGGCGAACATGGTCTGGCCATGGGCACCCTGCCGGCGGGGGTGCCCATGGACGCGCTGATCGAACGCGCGCTGCCGGCCGGGCTCAGTACTTCAGGTTGA
- a CDS encoding cold-shock protein has translation MQYGTVKWFNDAKGFGFISPEDGSADVFAHFSAINAKGFRSLQEGQRVSYELTQGPKGAQASDITPAE, from the coding sequence ATGCAGTACGGCACTGTGAAATGGTTCAACGACGCCAAGGGATTTGGCTTCATTTCCCCTGAAGACGGAAGCGCGGACGTGTTCGCACACTTCTCCGCCATCAACGCGAAGGGCTTCCGCAGCCTTCAGGAAGGCCAGCGCGTCAGCTACGAGCTGACCCAGGGACCGAAGGGCGCGCAGGCGTCCGACATCACCCCGGCCGAATAG
- a CDS encoding S-methyl-5'-thioinosine phosphorylase: MSESIELAVIGGTGVYALAELRGMEAHSRVTPYGQPSGPVRVGRLGGHRVAFLARHGEGHSVPPHLINYRANLSALKSLGAKRVLALNTVGGITAAFGPGVLGCPDQLIDYTWGRVSTLCEEPGSEVLHVDFGDPYTPQLRQSVLAAARQAGVALEDGGCYGATQGPRLETRAEISRMRRDGCDLVGMTGMPEAGLAREMGLEYACLAIVANWAAGAGPDVSEVITLQDVLDNVASASAGLPALLEAVMVQLAGENPG, encoded by the coding sequence ATGAGCGAATCGATTGAACTGGCCGTCATCGGCGGCACCGGTGTCTACGCACTGGCCGAACTGCGTGGCATGGAAGCCCACTCGCGGGTAACGCCGTACGGCCAGCCATCCGGGCCGGTACGGGTGGGACGCCTGGGCGGCCATCGCGTGGCCTTTCTGGCGCGCCACGGCGAAGGGCATTCCGTACCGCCGCACCTGATCAACTACCGCGCCAACCTGTCGGCGCTGAAATCGCTGGGGGCCAAGCGCGTGCTCGCCCTGAACACCGTGGGCGGCATCACTGCCGCGTTCGGCCCCGGCGTGCTCGGCTGCCCGGACCAGTTGATCGACTACACCTGGGGCCGGGTCTCGACCCTGTGCGAGGAGCCCGGCAGCGAGGTCCTGCATGTGGACTTCGGTGACCCCTATACGCCGCAGTTGCGCCAGAGCGTGCTCGCGGCCGCGCGGCAGGCCGGCGTCGCCCTGGAGGATGGCGGTTGTTACGGTGCTACCCAGGGCCCACGACTGGAAACCCGCGCCGAAATCAGCCGCATGCGGCGCGACGGCTGCGATCTGGTGGGCATGACCGGCATGCCCGAAGCCGGCCTGGCGCGCGAGATGGGTCTGGAGTACGCGTGCCTGGCCATCGTCGCGAACTGGGCGGCAGGCGCCGGTCCGGATGTCAGCGAGGTGATCACCCTGCAGGACGTGCTGGACAACGTCGCCAGCGCGTCGGCGGGATTGCCGGCCCTGCTGGAGGCGGTGATGGTGCAGCTGGCCGGGGAAAATCCGGGCTGA
- a CDS encoding hypoxanthine-guanine phosphoribosyltransferase: protein MSASLREVLASADVLFDRAAVEQAIGAMADVIRDDYTDGVDTRPVYLTVMHGGMPFASQLAMELGVRGLDLEFDYLHATRYRGATSGGELVWKHRPATALRGRRVLLVDDIFDEGLTMAAIVEWCLAEGAVDVRIAALAVKHHDRAITHLQADYVGLQVPDRYVFGYGMDYQEQGRNLPAIYAMKD, encoded by the coding sequence GTGAGCGCCAGCCTGCGCGAGGTGCTGGCCAGCGCGGATGTGCTGTTCGACCGCGCGGCGGTGGAGCAGGCGATCGGCGCGATGGCCGATGTCATTCGCGATGACTACACCGACGGCGTGGACACCCGCCCGGTGTATCTGACCGTCATGCACGGGGGGATGCCGTTTGCCTCCCAGCTGGCGATGGAGCTCGGCGTTCGTGGCCTCGACCTGGAGTTCGACTACCTGCACGCGACCCGCTACCGGGGCGCGACGTCGGGTGGCGAGCTGGTATGGAAACATCGTCCGGCCACCGCGCTGCGTGGCCGCCGGGTGCTGCTGGTGGACGACATCTTCGACGAGGGCCTGACCATGGCCGCGATCGTGGAATGGTGCCTGGCCGAGGGCGCCGTTGACGTGCGCATCGCGGCTCTTGCGGTGAAACACCACGACCGTGCGATCACGCACCTGCAGGCCGATTACGTCGGCCTGCAGGTGCCGGACCGGTATGTGTTCGGCTACGGCATGGACTACCAGGAGCAGGGTCGCAACCTGCCGGCGATCTACGCGATGAAGGACTGA
- the nagZ gene encoding beta-N-acetylhexosaminidase, whose product MLVIGVAGTELTAQERDWLQHEGCAGVILFTRNFASREQVDDLARAIREAAPRPQLICVDQEGGRVQRFRQGYSALPSLDGLGRDYAADPAAALLRAREHAWLMASEIKASGIDLSFAPVVDLGRGNRAIGDRAFDADPEVVAALTVAYVEGMHQAGMAATLKHFPGHGSVLEDTHFDDAVDPRPLEELRALDLVPFVAGIKARADAVMMAHVVYPQVAPEPAGYSRRWIEEILRKEMGFRGVVFSDDIGMAAAFSAGGIKQRVDLHLDAGCDVVLVCHPELVDESLKAVEDRKLNTMALTGLIGGGAMGWDNLLADQHYRDRRDRLGGVA is encoded by the coding sequence ATGCTCGTAATCGGCGTTGCCGGCACTGAACTTACCGCGCAGGAGCGCGACTGGCTGCAGCACGAGGGCTGCGCCGGCGTGATCCTGTTCACCCGCAACTTCGCCTCGCGCGAGCAGGTCGACGATCTGGCCCGCGCGATCCGTGAGGCCGCGCCGCGACCGCAGCTGATCTGCGTCGATCAGGAAGGCGGACGGGTCCAGCGTTTTCGCCAGGGCTACAGCGCGCTGCCCTCGCTGGACGGCCTGGGTCGCGATTACGCGGCCGATCCGGCTGCGGCGCTGTTGCGCGCACGCGAGCACGCATGGCTGATGGCAAGCGAGATCAAGGCCAGCGGCATCGACCTGAGCTTCGCCCCCGTGGTCGACCTGGGACGCGGCAACCGCGCCATCGGCGACCGCGCGTTCGACGCCGACCCCGAGGTGGTCGCCGCGCTCACCGTCGCCTACGTGGAAGGCATGCACCAGGCCGGCATGGCCGCCACGCTGAAGCACTTCCCCGGCCACGGCTCGGTGCTGGAGGACACCCACTTCGACGACGCGGTGGACCCGCGCCCGCTGGAGGAGTTGCGCGCGCTGGACCTGGTCCCGTTCGTGGCCGGGATCAAGGCCCGCGCGGACGCGGTGATGATGGCGCACGTGGTCTATCCGCAGGTGGCTCCCGAGCCGGCGGGCTACTCGCGGCGCTGGATCGAGGAGATCCTGCGCAAGGAGATGGGATTCCGCGGCGTGGTGTTCTCCGACGACATCGGCATGGCGGCGGCGTTCTCGGCCGGCGGCATCAAGCAGCGCGTCGATCTGCACCTGGATGCCGGTTGCGACGTGGTGCTGGTGTGCCATCCCGAGCTGGTGGATGAGTCGCTCAAGGCCGTGGAAGACCGCAAGCTCAACACCATGGCGCTGACCGGTCTGATCGGCGGCGGCGCGATGGGCTGGGACAACCTGCTCGCCGACCAGCACTACCGCGACCGCCGCGACCGTCTTGGAGGCGTGGCGTGA
- a CDS encoding CYTH domain-containing protein encodes MAIEIERKFLVTGDGWRAAAHEVVPMAQGYLNDLAAMDTGAMKASVRVRIAGDAAHLNLKSRELGHTRQEFEYPIPAADARALLALSVGGLVDKRRYLVKVGGHLWEVDEFLGDNAGLVVAEIELADAHESFQRPDWLGVEVTDESRYYNLALASHPFSQWSAQQRAGAAAP; translated from the coding sequence ATGGCGATCGAGATCGAACGCAAATTCCTGGTCACCGGCGATGGCTGGCGCGCGGCTGCGCACGAGGTCGTGCCCATGGCGCAGGGTTACCTCAATGACCTGGCGGCGATGGACACCGGCGCGATGAAGGCCTCGGTACGCGTGCGCATCGCCGGCGACGCCGCGCACCTCAACCTGAAATCGCGCGAGCTGGGTCATACCCGCCAGGAGTTCGAGTACCCGATCCCGGCGGCCGATGCGCGCGCGCTGCTGGCACTCTCGGTTGGCGGTCTGGTCGACAAGCGACGTTACCTGGTGAAGGTCGGCGGGCACCTGTGGGAAGTGGACGAGTTTCTTGGCGACAACGCCGGTCTGGTGGTCGCCGAGATCGAACTGGCCGACGCGCACGAATCCTTCCAGCGGCCCGATTGGCTGGGGGTCGAGGTGACCGACGAGTCGCGTTACTACAACCTGGCCCTGGCCTCGCACCCGTTCTCGCAATGGTCCGCGCAGCAACGCGCCGGGGCGGCTGCGCCATGA